In Mytilus trossulus isolate FHL-02 chromosome 14, PNRI_Mtr1.1.1.hap1, whole genome shotgun sequence, a genomic segment contains:
- the LOC134697920 gene encoding uncharacterized protein LOC134697920: MVTISLLVTACIIVIISNCYLAFEKEFIVCPDNSQWILRSSSLCNSSHKAYFCLFDDNEKIFKEYCAREPEAQTPGHEFVIRGELDGKQCATNRFQPFKLSTKGYSRCIFKKTECIDEGQIQYSNGTLISDRLCRCDYTNSYKFITKTRNSCFCDPMEEDCSCYKTMCPNEKVLSPEDDTIAYDDNGIDKWTGIGTLMHHSKDWLENDKVFIETEAAKSIEQLLQTNSHVIVVGGHGSGKTAIIRHIALKLIREQKYDNVAELNCFSDLLNILSNLSNTGIKLFFVIDNITDEQANSWFSNTGRILKNKCKKEGNIKLLISCEKQVYTDLSMGRDRQAEAVCFLDDHRLNFDDISKVVSVYLQCPQISDVCGFKQHLELDASFLCNLCHGKSIGSIVDLLRDPLKYIQCDLTDIRQRNPLEFCIMTLITLHDNCFKAEWLYNNTCLPEDLITGLKIVCHEFDIDLTDKDEKGQVVEKFEQSDTKYVIRSDDKFHLVHTTVFETMAFLCSKHFCAIFIQHASLSFISKRCLFVSITNTLNKNTFRVEKDNEQMYFDRIFTDFENGEMLSTFYNSQLVNKLYRERFIQCCQENKCKFKNVLSKFPITELISEGYLDIVRLLLNMDCDVNATDTYNRTALFLASSNGYSEIVKLLADNGGDISFCDKNGRTPLYAACENGHVDVVKCLLDLKVDVLKPDNSGRSPLYIACAVGHIGIVKTLLNESKCDISQSDHSGKSPLFVAVTFGKIEIVNILLEHSANIEQSDKRGFTPLFAAADQETSRHTKLMKILLDNKADIFHCDTEGRTVISMACQKGYQTVINVLLEHNYDVMSNWGKTQKSPLFIACEYGHGKLVKVLALKTTINQVDTKGRSPLYIACCNGHKDVVDAMIAHNADVDLCDKDGRSPLYISGSRGFVEIMKKLLDKKAKIMLLNRWGASVLIAACREGHLNAVKLLIENNIDISKADIEGKTAVYEASHYGHFEIVDILLKEGANMNAQTCKNLTPLHTACARGYGNIAQLLLDNGAEKEITNICNATPKD; this comes from the exons ATGGTGACGATTTCATTACTA GTTACTGCATGTATTATAGTTATCATCAGCAATTGTTATCTCGCCTTTGAAAAAGAATTTATTGTCTGTCCTGATAATTCTCAGTGGATTTTGAGATCTTCTAGCTTGTGCAATAGCAGTCACAaagcatatttttgtttattcgatgacaatgagaaaatatttaaagagtatTGTGCGAGGGAGCCTGAGGCTCAGACACCAG GTCATGAATTTGTAATTCGAGGGGAGTTAGACGGTAAACAGTGTGCAACCAATCGCTTTCAGCCATTTAAATTATCTACCAAAGGCTACAGTAGGTGCATCTTTAAAAAGACAGAATGCATCGACGAAGGTCAGATTCAATATAGTAATGGAACATTGATTTCTGATAGGCTGTGTAGATGCGACTATACTAATTCCTATAAATTTATTACCAAGACTAGAAACTCTTGCTTCTGTGACCCTATGGAAGAGGATTGCTCTTGCTACAAAACTATGTGTCCTAATGAAAAGGTGTTATCACCAG AAGACGATACAATAGCGTATGACGACAATGGAATAGACAAATGGACTGGAATTG GTACTCTAATGCATCATTCAAAAGACTGGCtagaaaatgataaagttttcaTAGAGACTGAAGCGGCAAAATCTATCGAACAGCTGTTACAAACAAACAGTCACGTCATTGTTGTTGGTGGTCATGGATCTGGAAAGACTGCGATAATAAGGCATAtagctttaaaattaattagagAGCAAAAGTATGACAATGTTGCGgagttaaattgtttttcagatTTACTTAATATCTTATCAAATCTATCAAATACTGGAATAaagctattttttgtaatagATAATATCACAGACGAACAAGCTAACTCATGGTTTTCAAACACTGGTAGGAttctaaaaaacaaatgtaagaaAGAAGGGAATATTAAACTTCTAATATCCTGTGAAAAACAAGTGTATACAGATCTGTCTATGGGTAGAGATCGACAGGCTGAAGCCGTTTGTTTTTTAGATGATCATCGTTTGAACTTTGATGATATAAGCAAGGTTGTGTCAGTGTACCTTCAGTGTCCGCAAATATCAGATGTTTGTGGATTCAAACAGCATCTTGAACTTGATGCTTCATTTCTGTGTAATTTATGTCACGGGAAATCCATCGGTAGTATCGTTGATTTGTTAAGAgatcctttaaaatatattcaatgtGATTTAACAGACATACGTCAACGTAACCCGTTAGAATTTTGCATAATGACATTGATTACCTTACATGACAATTGTTTCAAAGCAGAATGGCTATACAACAACACATGTTTACCGGAAGATCTAATAACAGGATTAAAGATAGTTTGTCATGAGTTTGACATAGACCTTACAGATAAGGACGAGAAAGGTCAAGTTGTGGAAAAGTTTGAGCAATCAGATACAAAATACGTTATTAGAAGTGATGATAAATTTCATCTAGTGCATACAACAGTATTTGAAACTATGGCCTTCTTATGTAGCAAACATTTCTGTGCAATATTTATCCAGCACGCATCACTATCTTTTATAAGTAAACGGTGCCTTTTTGTATCGATTACAAATACATTAAACAAGAATACTTTTCGTGTTGAGAAGGACAATGAACAAATGTATTTTGACcgtatatttacagacttcgaAAACGGTGAAATGTTAAGCACGTTTTATAACTCTCAATTAGTTAATAAACTTTACAGAGAAAGATTTATTCAGTGCTGTCAGGAGAAcaaatgtaaattcaaaaatgtactttcaaAGTTTCCAATAACTGAACTAATATCGGAGGGGTACTTAGATATAGTCAGATTATTGTTAAATATGGATTGTGATGTAAATGCAACCGACACATACAATAGGACAGCTTTATTTTTAGCATCAAGTAACGGCTATTCTGAAATAGTGAAATTACTGGCTGATAACGGCGGAGACATAtctttttgtgacaaaaacgGCCGTACTCCGCTTTATGCTGCCTGTGAAAATGGACATGTAGACGTTGTGAAATGTTTACTAGATTTAAAAGTAGACGTTTTAAAGCCTGATAATAGCGGTCGCTCTCCTCTTTACATAGCATGTGCAGTGGGCCATATAGGAATAGTTAAAACACTTTTGAACGAATCTAAATGCGATATTTCTCAATCAGATCATTCAGGCAAGTCGCCTTTGTTTGTTGCTGTTACCTTCGGAAAAATAGAAATAGTCAATATCTTACTAGAACACTCTGCAAATATAGAACAGTCTGATAAAAGAGGATTTACGCCTTTGTTCGCCGCAGCCGACCAAGAAACCTCTCGGCATACCAAACTAATGAAAATCCTTCTTGATAATAAGGCGGATATTTTTCACTGTGACACGGAGGGGCGAACAGTTATTTCAATGGCGTGTCAGAAAGGTTATCAAACAGTTATAAACGTATTATTAGAGCATAACTACGATGTGATGTCGAACTGGGGGAAAACACAAAAGTCTCCTTTATTCATTGCGTGCGAATATGGACATGGTAAACTTGTTAAAGTGCTCGCTTTAAAAACAACTATCAATCAAGTGGATACAAAAGGACGATCTCCTCTGTATATTGCCTGTTGTAACGGACACAAAGATGTTGTTGATGCTATGATTGCCCATAATGCTGACGTTGACCTTTGTGATAAAGACGGTCGATCTCCGTTATATATATCAGGCAGTCGTGGATTTGTTGAAATAATGAAGAAACTTCTCGACAAGAAGGCTAAGATTATGCTTCTCAATAGGTGGGGGGCGTCGGTTTTGATTGCAGCATGCAGGGAAGGTCATTTAAATGCAGTAAAACTcttaatagaaaacaatattGACATATCGAAAGCCGATATTGAAGGAAAAACAGCAGTGTATGAGGCATCTCATTATGGGCATTTCgaaattgttgatattttactGAAAGAGGGGGCTAATATGAATGCACAGACATGTAAAAATTTGACACCACTGCACACAGCTTGTGCTCGTGGATATGGAAATATTGCACAATTATTACTTGATAATGGAgctgaaaaagaaattacaaacATTTGCAATGCGACCCCTAAAGATTAG